Proteins from a single region of Gossypium arboreum isolate Shixiya-1 chromosome 1, ASM2569848v2, whole genome shotgun sequence:
- the LOC108482391 gene encoding F-box protein At4g22280-like, whose product MAEQVKMEEIDRISDLHDSILIHILSFLSTKEAIKTSVLSTRWRYLFDLLPNIDFDLEEDLCRKNIKSYSTDVIENYMCSVDKMLLFCNTTNVNKFGFKCWIRMIGSDRFNGWISAAVDRGVKHLDLSTSVLPSSTLPIFTCKTLVSLKLGKYFVLNVPKDVHLPNLKTLHLHSVGFLNDDSVKGLFSGCPHLEDMVTRKCDLGEIRNFHISHHLLKTLTIRYSYNSFQCWLWINAPNLTSLEYYDRLVAGYSMENLQSLTKAVINISACKTFRADATTIFKGICDVPSLVLSDTSLELLLRCEPLPVFANLIRLDLPCHLRFRYSNPLQKGLETLLSSLPALEKLEFYQEVLCSLPEEVPSCLLHKLKTIKITNFTDEKYCIGKAKYILKNGGVLEKLIIVTASHISVAKKWISKTLFASARESKPCFILII is encoded by the exons ATGGCTGAGCAAGTGAAAATGGAGGAGATAGACAGGATTAGTGATTTACATGATTCAATTTTAATTCATATTCTGTCCTTCCTTTCTACAAAAGAAGCCATTAAAACCTCCGTTTTATCTACCAGATGGAGATATCTTTTTGATTTACTTCCTAATATCGACTTCGATTTGGAGGAGGATTTGTGCCGCAAGAATATTAAAAGTTACAGTACTGATGTTATTGAGAACTATATGTGTTCCGTCGATAAAATGCTGTTATTTTGCAATACAACAAATGTCAATAAATTTGGTTTCAAATGCTGGATAAGAATGATTGGTTCTGATCGTTTCAACGGGTGGATATCTGCTGCAGTTGATCGCGGAGTTAAACATCTTGATTTAAGCACCTCTGTTCTCCCGTCAAGTACTTTGCCTATATTTACTTGCAAGACATTGGTGAGTTTGAAACTGggtaaatattttgttttgaatgTTCCAAAGGATGTTCATCTTCCGAATCTAAAGACTCTTCATCTCCACTCAGTTGGGTTTTTGAATGATGATTCAGTCAAAGGACTTTTCTCCGGCTGCCCCCATCTTGAAGATATGGTCACAAGGAAATGCGACCTGGGAGAAATAAGGAACTTCCATATTTCACATCATTTGCTCAAGACATTGACTATACGTTACTCGTATAATAGTTTCCAGTGTTGGTTATGGATTAATGCCCCAAATCTAACCTCCTTGGAGTACTATGACCGTTTAGTAGCAGGGTATTCAATGGAGAATTTGCAATCTCTTACCAAAGCTGTTATCAATATATCTGCATGTAAAACTTTCCGAGCTGATGCAACAACAATTTTTAAAGGGATCTGTGATGTTCCTTCACTTGTTCTGTCAGATACTTCTCTCGAG CTTCTTTTAAGATGTGAACCGCTTCCTGTTTTTGCAAACTTGATCAGACTGGACTTACCTTGTCATCTTCGATTCCGATATTCTAATCCATTGCAAAAAGGACTTGAAACTTTACTCTCAAGTTTGCCTGCACTTGAAAAACTTGAGTTTTATCAG GAAGTTCTCTGCTCTCTTCCAGAGGAAGTGCCTTCTTGTTTGTTGCATAAACTCAAGACCATCAAAATTACAAACTTTACAGATGAAAAGTATTGTATTGGAAAGGCCAAGTATATCCTAAAGAATGGTGGAGTTCTAGAGAAGTTGATAATAGTTACAGCATCACACATTTCTGTAGCAAAGAAATGGATATCCAAAACCTTGTTTGCTTCAGCAAGGGAATCAAAGCCAtgcttcattttgattatttga